From Parus major isolate Abel chromosome 1A, Parus_major1.1, whole genome shotgun sequence, the proteins below share one genomic window:
- the TRIOBP gene encoding TRIO and F-actin-binding protein isoform X5, whose protein sequence is MSGSVDDMPCMNFEANVFAKSLCQHCFRAAGAHQHSIQDHGTAVTGRDACSDTAPGEPWDSLHILAPQCEVYVCVGPAEGAERWHESRRYPPLSPGAEGEHRETGTDPSACAEANSTLAREGEMTRLWDNTLGSGKRDMMSYLGCKEEVRSQAPQADRPRWAQPVPSGSWVRTEAQDFRKEICPLKAERRPASQKPEESWPKHRKTDPPWSSTLPRATAGSPPARSDLLGGGGHLPGPRARESHGHSGGGSAEGRHGLERQEYTVLADLPKPKRLSQRDAVDRHGSRTLSPGRVEVERMFGCERRKSETLEAFQALEEGRVDRLDGKTPVPPSKGHLTRRRSSPNLPREGQRLSWQLEQRGRDPKEPRRSPSPARHPEKASRSRGDSPRPASPGWLLERGSRSPRSASPARRSERRAGEPVNPPCRTEKSWRSRGEPARPPSSDRGRATWQAGGTRQALEKKSRGDSLHSTGAGKGSDNVRLSRAGPSPWALSPGRHTESTRKSQKEISPPSWVRGAERQRVKPGEPLHLAGPRKPSECSWQSLREKLTSSQPGKGTSSDCKGRGKPLRPTSPTRPLEQDWRGRGDAHHTQVREKDWKRREMPVCHTDVMRQLERDWKSPARCLDVGLRSDDSWIRPESPAQHLEEDWKAPEHTRDTHNPEKPLETDWGNKSLLIYHPQLGGSTFPLQSSTGSSGSPQPHLNASKKHNKPDLLNFKKGWMSILDEPGEWKKHWFVLTDSSLRYYRDSNAEEADDLDGEIDLRSCTDVTEFAVQRNYGFQIHELETEGGLPKQPSTGTKDAVFTLSAMTSGIRRNWIEALRKNVRPVSAPDVTKLPDCDKENFRNCVPQKGALRTEEQQRPGSGSEGNSKGSHWKADGQRHAFDYVELSPLPQDPGNQGSLQRTKGSLRISDRTPKYEELERDLAVRSEERRKWFEAPDGRVPNSDGPAGEPSRKAGEQDLPAPPLSEDQRIRLNEEIEKKWLELERLPLKDLRRVPLTTLLNQSKGGQGDTNEALKKEIQSLRAQLESCRARNESLREAAKSQGDSHVPRGYISQEACERSLAEMESSHQQVMEELQRHHQRELERLRQEKERLLAEEAAATAAAIEALKKAHREEMNKEMGRTRSFQQCSSLPEALQKQHQSCRPASRMRSGSCGALFHRGALGTALHTTMSGVPASWRCCCG, encoded by the exons GATCATGGCACGGCGGTCACAGGGCGCGATGCCTGCAGCgacacagccccaggagagcCCTGGGACTCGCTCCATATTTTAGCCCCACAGTGCGAGGTATACGTGTGTGTGGGCCCGGCGGAGGGCGCGGAGCG ctggCACGAGAGCAGGCGATATCCCCCACTCAGCCCCGGAGCTGAGGGTGAGCACAGAGAAACTGGCACCGACCCCAGCGCCTGTGCCGAAGCCAACTCCACGCTTGCCAGG GAAGGGGAAATGACCCGCTTGTGGGACAACACTTTGGGATCAGGCAAACGGGACATGATGAGCTACTTGGGCTGTAAGGAGGAGGTGCGGTCACAAGCCCCACAGGCAGACAGACCCAGGTGGGCTCAGCCTGTTCCCTCTGGATCCTGGGTGAGAACTGAAGCCCAGGACTTTAGGAAAGAAATCTGTCCACTGAAAGCAG AGCGCCGTCCTGCCAGCCAGAAGCCTGAGGAGAGCTGGCCAAAGCACCGAAAAACTGACCCTCCCTGGTCATCCACCCTGCCGCGTGCCACAGCCGGCTCCCCGCCGGCCCGCAGTGACCTGCTGGGCGGCGGTGGGCACCTCCCTGGCCCACGGGCTCGGGAGTCCCACGGGCACTCCGGCGGAGGGAGTGCAGAGGGGCGGCACgggctggagaggcaggagtACACGGTGCTGGCTGACCTGCCCAAGCCCAAGCGCCTCAGCCAGCGGGATGCTGTTGACCGCCATGGCTCCCGGACACTCAGCCCTGGCCGAGTGGAGGTGGAGAGGATGTTTGGATGCGAACGCAG GAAATCAGAGACGCTGGAGGCCTTCCAGGCTCTGGAGGAGGGCCGTGTGGACCGGCTCGATGGCAAGACGCCGGTGCCACCCAGCAAAGGCCACCTGACTCGAAGGCGGTCCAGCCCCaacctgcccagggag GGTCAGCGACTCTCCTGGCAGCTCGAGCAGCGCGGCAGAGACCCCAAGGAGCCCCGGCgttcccccagcccagctcggCACCCCGAGAAGGCCAGCAGGAGCCGGGGGGACTCCCCAcgccctgccagccctggctggctgctggagaGAGGCAGCCGGAGCCCACGCTCTGCAAGCCCAGCCCGCAGGTCggagaggagagcaggggagCCCGTGAACCCTCCCTGTCGCACTGAGAAAAGCTGGAGAAGCCGAGGGGAGCCTGCCCGCCCCCCAAGCTCGGATAGGGGCCGAGCCACCTGGCAAGCAGGGGGTACACGGCAAGcactggagaagaaaagccGAGGGGATTCCCTGCACTCCACAGGTGCTGGGAAGGGCTCAGATAACGTCAGGCTGAGCCGGGCAGGGCCATCACCATGGGCCCTCAGTCCTGGGAGGCATACAGAGAGCACAAGGAAAAGCCAAAAGGAGAtctcccctcccagctgggtGCGGGGGGCAGAGAGGCAGCGAGTGAAGCCGGGGGAGCCGCTGCACCTTGCAGGGCCCAGGAAGCCATCGGaatgcagctggcagagcctcCGGGAAAAGCTGACATCCTCCCAACCTGGAAAAGGCACCAGCAGTGACTGCAAAGGCCGAGGCAAGCCCCTGCGCCCCACAAGCCCAACACGACCTCTGGAGCAGGACTGGAGGGGCCGGGGGGATGCCCACCACACACAGGTGCGGGAGAAGGACTGGAAACGCCGAGAGATGCCTGTGTGCCACACGGATGTGATGCGTCAGCTGGAAAGGGACTGGAAAAGCCCTGCTAGGTGTCTGGATGTGGGACTACGGTCGGATGATAGCTGGATAAGGCCTGAGAGTCCAGCACAGCATCTGGAGGAGGACTGGAAGGCTCCTGAGCACACACGAGATACACACAACCCTGAGAAGCCATTGGAAACTGACTGGGGGAACAAGAGTCTTCTCATTTACCAT ccccagctgggtgGAAGCACCTTCCCACTGCAAAGCAGCACTGGCTCCTCAGGAAGCCCACAGCCACATTTGAATGCCAGTAAGAAGCACAACAAG ccgGATCTTCTCAATTTCAAGAAGGGATGGATGTCCATCCTGGACGAGCCAGGAGAG TGGAAGAAACATTGGTTCGTGCTGACCGACTCGAGCCTGAGGTATTACCGGGACTCGAACGCAGAGGAG GCTGATGACCTTGATGGAGAAATCGACCTCCGTTCCTGCACGGATGTCACAGAGTTCGCGGTGCAGCGCAACTACGGCTTCCAGATACAC gagctCGAGACAGAGGGTGGCCTTCCTAAACAGCCCAGCACTGGT ACAAAAGATGCCGTCTTCACCCTGTCAGCGATGACCTCTGGCATCCGGCGCAACTGGATTGAGGCCCTGAGGAAAAATGTGCGCCCAGTCAGCGCTCCAGACGTCACCAA gcTCCCTGACTGTGACAAGGAGAACTTCCGTAACTGCGTTCCCCAGAAAGGCGCACTCCGGACGGAGGAGCAGCAGCGGCCGGGCTCTGGCTCCGAGGGGAACTCCAAGGGCAGTCACTGGAAAGCAGATGGGCAGCGCCATGCCTTTGACTATGTGGAGCTGTCCCCCTTGCCACAAGACCCTGGAAATCAGGGGTCCCTGCAGAGGACAAAAGGGAGCTTGAGGATCTCCGACCGAACTCCCAAGTATGAGGAGCTGGAGCGGGATCTGGCCGTCCGTTCAGAGGAGAGGCGGAAATGGTTCGAGGCGCCCGATGGCAGGGTCCCAAACAGCGATGGCCCCGCAGGAGAGCCTTCCCGCAAGGCCGGGGAGCAGGACCTCCCCGCTCCTCCGCTTTCGGAGGACCAGCGGATCCGTCTGAATGAGGAGATAGAGAAGaagtggctggagctggagcgCCTGCCCTTGAAGGACTTGCGGCGGGTGCCCTTGACAACACTGCTGAACCAAAGCAAGGGGGGCCAGGGAGACACCAATGAGGCGCTGAAAAAGGAG ATCCAGTCACTGCGGGCACAGCTGGAGTCCTGCCGGGCCAGAAATGAGAGCCTTCGGGAGGCAGCAAAGTCCCAGGGGGACAGCCACGTGCCCCGAGGGTACATCTCACAG GAGGCCTGTGAGCGCAGCCTGGCTGAGATGGAGTCATCCCACCAGCAAGtgatggaggagctgcagcGGCACCACCAGCGGGAGCTGGAGCGGCTGCGGCAGGAGAAGGAGCGGCTCCTGGCAGAGGAGGCGGCGGCAACGGCAGCAG CCATTGAGGCACTGAAGAAAGCCCACCGGGAGGAGATGAATAAGGAGATGGGCAGGACACGGAGCTTCCAGCAATGCAGCTCGCTCCCAGAAGCCCTCCAGAAGCAGCACCA gagctgcagaccCGCCTCTCGGATGAGATCGGGAAGCTGCGGAGCTTTATTTCATCGCGGGGCTCTGGGGACCGCGCTTCACACAACAATGAGCGGAGTTCCTGCGAGCTGGAG GTGCTGCTGCGGGTGA